One Trachemys scripta elegans isolate TJP31775 chromosome 4, CAS_Tse_1.0, whole genome shotgun sequence genomic region harbors:
- the LOC117876839 gene encoding mas-related G-protein coupled receptor member H-like yields the protein MMAELSTVSLPLTSFGVEYNKTGCRLFDAPPGTIYSIAWLICLFGLVGNGIVLWFLSFHIKRNPFTVYILNLAVSDTFFLLCSTAYLIVCVVEYPFCVNDVFIYVFLLFNMLSLLTYSTSLYLLTAISTERCLSVLYPIWHRCHRPKHLSAIVCALLWALSMLFSCPVGVFCIVLPGENCIISFLPMCFLNVLIFTPIMVLSSLTLFIKVRHSSQRRQPEKLYAVILLTVLLFLLFTVPQSVQIFLFYHHIFDSSEIFHMLASASSSINPFIYFLVGSYGKQRFCGSIKVALQRVFEEKTDSREDGETTSAEAMERVT from the coding sequence ATGATGGCCGAGCTGAGCACAGTGTCTCTTCCCCTAACATCGTTTGGAGTGGAATATAATAAGACTGGATGCCGACTGTTTGATGCACCACCAGGGACCATCTACAGCATTGCTTGGCTCATCTGCCTGTTCGGGCTGGTGGGGAACGGGATCGTGCTCTGGTTCCTCAGCTTCCACATTAAGAGGAACCCCTTCACCGTCTACATCCTCAACCTGGCCGTCTCTGACACTTTCTTCCTGCTCTGCTCGACTGCTTATCTCATAGTTTGTGTGGTGGAATATCCATTTTGTGTGAATGATGTTTTTATTTACGTATTCTTGCTATTTAACATGCTGTCTCTGTTGACGTACAGCACCAGCCTGTACCTCCTGACGGCCATCAGCACTGAGAGGTGTCTCTCTGTCCTCTACCCCATCTGGCACCGATGTCACCGGCCAAAACACTTGTCTGCCATTGTCTGTGCCCTGCTCTGGGCTCTCTCCATGCTGTTCTCCTGTCCAGTGGGTGTTTTTTGTATTGTTCTTCCAGGTGAAAACTGTATCATATCCTTCCTACCCATGTGTTTTCTGAATGTCCTGATATTCACTCCCATCATGGTTCTGTCCAGTTTGACCCTGTTCATCAAGGTCCGACATAGCTCACAGCGACGTCAGCCAGAAAAGCTCTATGCTGTTATCCTGCTCAccgtcctcctcttcctcctcttcactgTCCCTCAGAGTGTCCAGATCTTCCTCTTTTATCATCACATATTCGATTCCAGTGAGATATTTCACATGCTGgcctctgcaagcagcagcatcAACCCATTTATTTACTTTCTAGTCGGGAGCTATGGGAAGCAGCGATTCTGTGGCTCCATCAAGGTCGCACTCCAGAGGGTTTTTGAAGAGAAGACAGATTCCAGAGAAGATGGAGAGACCACCAGTGCAGAGGCAATGGAGAGGGTCACTTAA